The Trypanosoma brucei gambiense DAL972 chromosome 10, complete sequence genome has a segment encoding these proteins:
- a CDS encoding legume-like lectin, putative yields MVNAALSFIIFTFHRFFVPLSGAVGMPPTPLRLTLFSPLLLFLLTAGTVCGTPGTDYIQVHSVFPPILRNFWEHGMRFWSFGLNTVVTDNYIRLTEGRRNVSGYIWNRHSNRMEAFELNATLQVQRHHRDSQTTASEGSGMAIWYTTVDRFTRNETQFFGFRSSFTGVGVLLTHADEISLVVNNGTTTIDTQHLTRKRHGYCRVPRLGSEHLTITLQYTNQTFRVLYTVHFTKKGREQDTWGAPHSTVLCTTGPAPPLDSSYYFGVTAANTGLSQAAHELRSIIMTPLSNITHHAEEESLAAQARLFKEDNKVTQELSD; encoded by the coding sequence ATGGTCAATGCCGCACTGTCGTTCATTATTTTTACCTTCCATCGTTTTTTTGTGCCTCTCTCTGGAGCTGTAGGTATGCCGCCGACCCCATTACGTTTGACGCTGTTTTCGCcattgttgcttttcttgcTGACAGCTGGAACAGTGTGTGGGACGCCAGGCACGGACTACATACAGGTTCATTCGGTTTTCCCCCCCATTTTGCGGAACTTCTGGGAGCATGGCATGCGGTTTTGGTCTTTTGGACTCAACACCGTCGTGACGGATAACTACATTCGTCTGACGGAAGGTAGGCGCAACGTCAGTGGCTACATTTGGAATCGGCACTCCAACCGTATGGAGGCTTTTGAACTGAACGCCACACTGCAGGTCCAGAGGCACCATCGTGACTCGCAAACGACCGCGTCTGAGGGCAGTGGTATGGCCATCTGGTACACTACGGTTGACCGATTTACTCGCAATGAGACTCAATTTTTTGGCTTCCGGTCGTCCTTTACGGGCGTTGGAGTCCTGTTGACTCATGCTGATGAAATCTCTTTGGTTGTTAACAACGGTACTACCACCATAGACACCCAGCACCTGACACGTAAACGACACGGTTACTGCCGCGTGCCACGCCTCGGGTCTGAGCATCTGACTATTACACTTCAGTACACTAACCAAACTTTCCGTGTGCTGTACACAGTGCACTTCACCAAGAAGGGGCGTGAACAAGACACTTGGGGCGCTCCTCACAGCACTGTCCTCTGTACCACTGGGCCTGCACCTCCGCTGGACAGCAGCTATTATTTTGGTGTCACCGCCGCAAACACAGGTTTGAGCCAAGCAGCCCATGAACTCCGCAGCATAATCATGACTCCTCTTTCCAATATAACTCATCatgcggaggaggagagcCTCGCGGCGCAGGCTCGCCTCTTTAAAGAGGACAACAAAGTTACACAGGAGTTAAGTGACTAA
- a CDS encoding phosphatidylinositol 3 kinase, putative: MEGCAHPLTSQLQPIFSELHSGKLATLSSTISKLENVLKDQGDGFFQSNSECQSREANLRLSVWISSQIGQLFRRPETQRAAILCVKTLLDVEYEAINNLDQTFLRLLEDSVKCADMSVSRMAAEVWGLWLNNSGTSTEGIAQSRLKICFADLRESDKVMDKVAACLFLEELLKRTPSTVAPLLDVVAECLHPAVLSSSDLVQASAATALRYVLLLMYTSMNPSGIKKWYETFLSASLDALRSGAPERRTGAIRCFNAVMSSVTSNVSACDTAVTFSETSVAHVHEIWEYVSEQVTLTSTLELRRELLQSLTILALYDTEAFKRMSIAKVVEAASGVFQTPAEKDLEPLVFQTLGKLAGVMPDQIVTFLGCSMHHIEEVLKQGRHDACGLGAIACVAAFAEVNPRAVRPYLRQILAPILSGSLTVDFAKGVARICAAFPELRSTCLSKILEVAKKQLRDDRCNAGGAGALCDGGVSPEAQILSALSNLEFAGYPTLPFLCDTAVAYVSVPNGEVRRAAIKLCFKLVLSGCLGPQSPCRQTSDGVVIHSGCEHTQLFNKVIKKLVNAAVADPESDIRLDTLRNFTEEFDHTLALRDVVRSLFPALHDKHQNRLAVVRLLGRVSRRNPAHVYPMLRRIMVQCVTEMQYFEHAKKQEQAFSVLGAIIESAPGLCKPYISSLLNMCAARLSDGTREADVCAALLSCVGKLVRYAEGDDIRVCARIRPIVVQHILDSSHLPKKREALRALGDIVRTTKDVNVYEDHAELLPVLLQALHGGFKELWPVRKDVLQLMGIIGAVDPVRVKEILRGPRVNNNTKLVPFLPFEGEDTIAQTVVRSVLHILSLPSLTEDQSVAAVQVIVGIFSLEVLSPGCLVSFYGEVISSIQKQARVQVRKREEILVHLISLVRILKGHLRPHLKEITSTVDSFISAIDLSVLRQVLALLKELCCSLREEFRPYMSSLLGPIIVLVEENVEETSEIVLDFFSAMGSLLEDHLHTVLPVVCNIIVDTSVPSRCRIVAVKTLICFTKRLPDLCFHASRCVHCLCRVLRESDGGDGVGDEGRLGCSAMEALCTLAGSLGKNFENFVLVVLPAVADRYGETSGEYCRFCHDIYEAIDGKRAPEVSSNGVGKAGGGGAPSLPFTAGTSASPLKDRADAYASLRFHLRKRDQASDEDWNHWLPQLAVNLLRSSSSPSHGRALTLAELHEPFARQMLHSAFAACYADMDEHTQREVIGLLTEVLRGLRVPSEVMQELLNLSEHMERQGIRLSAGGKASIKHSSNFCPFDRQVLMESSANCNLYSKALHYAEIEFFETVREYERSILRGCPKPLPVEDWQNLIKLCEKSIYFCNLLGQRESANGILKFIRQNLPLLTGKKVTELSQMMDAHLFDKLRWWSQSLQAYERRLQQEPNKVSNMVGLLRALDALGEYPRVLEMWRQFSKRVSKREVSKLASMGAHAAWLLRRWDDMEHITSFMSDEDYTGTTALFYKATLAARKKRFREAEKLIDMCRKRVDSKLSALVAESYDRAYDLFVGIQQLSELEELAMATSDPQSAMHWRQLWERRLSVMAYEGWPGTLANHTLLVPPSSEIDMWLRFVSLSRAHGQGSVSTEVLRELLGNQSIESAIENGIPTPAVAMGSFQHLYETNQRDSAIARLQLYVSKVEGSGAQHVSREREDMAVCHAKLAEWLVHQKKAHRTEDELQKIFHHLRRATELDKSNGSIWRTLARVHREAATKPADGSDSSGASGHIMEALSAYLRSVSLSEELEDALGFLSLWFMYGPLLAVQVGSTLKEEIEEVNPTVWLKVIPQIIARISSPNGTVADSVYNLLVLVARRHPQAILYSLNVAHSSYQGKGTADGVEPLKGSHRVLARIAEIHQNGKAMVEDSALVCRELVRCAVLWPELWINELGRALYQWERQRSAENLLLAMGPLLEQLKRPETMAEAQFAAELRQPLENACCHVERAVSSRHEQFMEEARRIFVSIERRIREQISGMSSLALQLVSPKLHQNGRNLSLVVPGQYREDGNYPLIASFQNVLKVLNSKQRPRRIYINGSNGEIYKFLLKGHEDLRLDERVMQLLGFVNTILEKHSVAKRHDCLIQTYSVTPLSDNAGLVGWVDHCDTLNKIIEDYRVNPRCIRMELDLMRSMCDNLYYLTAIQRVEPFEFALERTEGVDLVRSFWVKAPSAETWLERRTTYVCSLATMSMVGHILGLGDRHPSNLMIHAFSGRVVHIDFGDCFEVAQQRSIHPEKVPFRLTRMLVKAMEMGGIEGLFRHGCHTVMNVLREEGGSLLALLEAFVHDPLVSWWRDEAEGFSGNGQTASSVQTISVIGSMTNVAEEGSVGSLQLSQLSVQRRATTQQRVNANIEKDTSQTRKPKSVVKRIKRKLRGLEFPQSQEGKSSDGFTVEEQVSRLIEEATSNENLCVHFLGWCPFW, translated from the coding sequence ATGGAGGGCTGCGCCCATCCGTTAACAAGCCAGCTACAGCCCATTTTCAGCGAATTACATTCTGGGAAGTTGGCGACGCTGTCATCTACTATTTCGAAGCTGGAAAACGTTCTTAAGGACCAAGGTGACGGCTTCTTCCAAAGTAACTCCGAATGTCAGTCCAGGGAGGCCAACTTGAGACTTTCGGTTTGGATTAGCTCCCAAATAGGACAGCTTTTTAGGAGACCAGAGACTCAACGTGCCGCGATATTGTGTGTCAAAACGCTCCTAGATGTGGAGTATGAGGCCATCAACAACTTGGACCAGACGTTTCTTAGGCTTCTGGAAGACTCTGTGAAGTGTGCTGACATGAGCGTCTCGAGGATGGCTGCAGAGGTGTGGGGACTCTGGCTGAACAATAGTGGCACTTCTACcgaaggaattgcacagtccAGACTGAAAATTTGTTTTGCCGATCTTCGGGAATCGGACAAAGTAATGGATAAGGTTGCTGCGTGCCTGTTTCTTGAGGAGCTCCTTAAGCGCACCCCGTCGACTGTTGCACCGTTGCTCGACGTCGTTGCCGAATGTCTTCATCCGGCAGTTCTTAGTTCCTCGGATCTCGTTCAGGCAAGCGCGGCAACAGCTCTGCGGTACGTTCTGTTGCTTATGTATACATCGATGAATCCGAGTGGAATCAAAAAGTGGTATGAAACATTTTTAAGTGCTTCGCTTGATGCTCTGAGATCAGGTGCCCCTGAGCGCCGCACTGGTGCCATTCGTTGCTTCAACGCTGTTATGTCATCCGTCACGAGCAATGTCTCTGCGTGCGACACGGCTGTGACTTTTTCAGAAACATCGGTTGCTCACGTTCATGAGATATGGGAATATGTCAGTGAGCAAGTGACGCTCACCAGCACGCTGGAGCTGAGGCGGGAGCTTCTACAGTCGTTAACTATACTTGCACTGTATGACACTGAGGCGTTTAAGAGGATGTCTATTGCAAAAGTTGTGGAAGCGGCTTCTGGTGTCTTCCAGACGCCGGCAGAAAAAGATTTGGAGCCGTTAGTGTTCCAAACCCTGGGAAAGCTCGCAGGAGTTATGCCAGATCAAATAGTCACATTTCTTGGTTGTTCAATGCATCATATTGAAGAGGTACTGAAACAAGGGAGGCATGATGCGTGCGGTTTGGGGGCCATTGCGTGTGTTGCTGCGTTCGCAGAAGTGAATCCCAGGGCGGTGCGACCGTACTTGCGGCAGATTCTTGCACCCATTCTTTCCGGGTCGCTTACTGTTGACTTTGCGAAAGGCGTTGCCCGCATTTGTGCGGCGTTTCCCGAACTGCGGTCCACATGCCTGTCGAAGATATTGGAGGTAGCAAAGAAACAACTGCGAGACGACCGGTGTAACGCAGGCGGCGCGGGTGCTTTGTGCGATGGAGGAGTCAGTCCCGAAGCACAGATTCTCAGCGCTCTAAGTAATCTCGAGTTTGCTGGGTATCCTACTTTGCCCTTTCTGTGTGACACGGCCGTTGCTTACGTTTCGGTCCCTAACGGAGAGGTTCGACGTGCCGCAATAAAGCTTTGCTTTAAGCTTGTGTTATCTGGTTGTCTAGGCCCGCAGTCGCCTTGTAGGCAAACTTCTGATGGTGTTGTCATACATAGCGGCTGTGAGCATACTCAACTTTTCAACAAAGTGATCAAAAAACTGGTGAACGCTGCGGTAGCAGACCCGGAGAGTGACATCAGACTTGACACTTTGAGAAACTTTACGGAGGAATTTGACCATACGCTTGCTCTCCGTGATGTTGTGCGGTCTCTGTTTCCTGCCTTGCATGACAAACACCAGAACAGATTGGCGGTTGTCCGTCTTCTTGGTCGGGTGTCGCGTAGGAACCCAGCACATGTTTATCCTATGCTAAGGAGAATTATGGTGCAGTGTGTGACCGAAATGCAATACTTCGAGCATGCGAAGAAGCAAGAACAGGCCTTTTCCGTGCTGGGTGCCATAATTGAATCTGCGCCTGGCTTGTGTAAGCCTTATATATCGTCCTTGCTCAACATGTGTGCAGCAAGACTGAGCGATGGGACGCGGGAAGCGGACGTCTGCGCAGCTTTGCTGTCATGTGTGGGGAAACTCGTCCGTTATGCTGAAGGTGACGACATTCGCGTTTGTGCTCGAATACGACCCATCGTTGTTCAACACATCTTAGATTCGTCACATTTaccgaagaaaagggaggcgCTACGTGCTCTCGGTGATATCGTTCGTACGACAAAGGACGTTAACGTTTACGAGGACCACGCAGAACTCCTTCCTGTGCTCCTTCAAGCATTGCACGGTGGATTTAAAGAACTGTGGCCTGTCAGGAAAGATGTGCTTCAGTTAATGGGGATAATTGGTGCTGTTGACCCTGTTCGGGTAAAGGAAATCCTCCGGGGGCCTCGTGTTAACAATAATACGAAATTGGTACCTTTCCTTCCGTTTGAGGGTGAAGATACCATTGCCCAGACGGTTGTGCGGAGCGTCTTGCatattctttctcttccgtCACTAACAGAGGATCAAAGTGTGGCTGCTGTGCAGGTTATCGTTGGCATTTTTTCACTGGAGGTGCTTTCCCCCGGCTGTCTTGTTTCGTTCTACGGTGAGGTGATTTCTTCCATCCAAAAGCAAGCTCGAGTACAAGTGCGCAAACGGGAGGAAATTTTGGTGCACCTCATCTCACTTGTTCGCATTCTGAAGGGACATCTTCGCCCTCATCTTAAGGAAATCACATCTACTGTTGATTCCTTCATTTCTGCCATCGACCTGTCCGTTCTGAGGCAGGTTTTAGCGTTGCTAAAGGAGCTGTGCTGCTCTCTTCGTGAGGAGTTTCGACCGTATATGTCGTCTCTCCTCGGTCCAATAATAGTCCTTGTGGAAGAAAATGTGGAGGAAACCAGTGAAATTGTGCTTGACTTCTTCTCGGCTATGGGTTCCCTATTGGAGGACCACCTCCATACCGTCTTGCCGGTTGTGTGCAACATCATTGTAGATACTTCTGTGCCATCTAGGTGTCGGATTGTTGCGGTGAAAACACTCATTTGCTTTACGAAGAGGCTACCTGATCTCTGTTTCCACGCCTCCCGCTGCGTGCACTGTCTGTGCCGTGTGCTAAGGGAATCCGACGGCGGAGATGGGGTGGGCGATGAGGGGAGACTGGGTTGTTCCGCGATGGAGGCCTTGTGCACACTCGCGGGAAGTTTGGGGAAGAACTTCGAAAACTTTGTCCTGGTCGTTTTACCGGCGGTAGCAGACCGCTACGGGGAGACAAGCGGGGAGTACTGTCGCTTTTGCCATGATATTTATGAGGCCATCGATGGAAAGAGGGCCCCTGAAGTTTCATCGAACGGCGTGGGCAAAgctggtggcggtggtgcaCCTTCGCTTCCTTTCACCGCAGGGACGAGCGCATCACCGTTAAAGGATCGTGCCGACGCATACGCTTCTCTCCGGTTTCACCTCCGGAAGCGGGACCAGGCTAGTGACGAAGATTGGAACCATTGGCTACCGCAGCTTGCAGTGAACTTGCTGCGATCAAGCTCGTCTCCTTCACATGGCCGTGCTCTGACTCTTGCCGAACTGCATGAGCCCTTTGCACGACAGATGCTGCACTCCGCTTTTGCCGCTTGCTATGCCGACATGGATGAACATACACAACGTGAGGTGATTGGGTTACTCACTGAGGTTTTGCGCGGGCTGCGGGTACCCAGTGAGGTTATGCAAGAGCTACTCAACCTGTCGGAGCATATGGAGCGTCAGGGGATTCGTCTAAGCGCCGGCGGGAAGGCAAGCATAAAGCATTCCTCTAACTTTTGCCCTTTCGACCGCCAAGTTCTTATGGAGAGTAGTGCAAATTGCAATTTGTACTCCAAGGCACTACATTACGCTGAGATCGAATTTTTTGAGACGGTTCGCGAGTACGAGCGGAGTATTCTTCGAGGTTGCCCAAAGCCTCTTCCTGTTGAGGATTGGCAGAATCTTATAAAACTCTGTGAGAAAAGTATCTACTTCTGTAACCTTCTTGGACAGCGGGAGAGCGCAAATGGCATACTTAAATTCATTCGGCAGAATCTACCGTTATTAACAGGGAAAAAAGTGACAGAGCTGTCCCAAATGATGGATGCGCACCTCTTTGACAAGCTGCGGTGGTGGTCGCAAAGCCTGCAGGCATACGAGCGGCGCTTACAGCAGGAACCAAACAAGGTTTCCAACATGGTTGGTTTACTAAGGGCACTCGATGCCTTAGGTGAGTACCCGCGCGTGTTGGAAATGTGGAGGCAGTTCTCTAAGCGAGTCAGCAAAAGAGAAGTCTCCAAATTGGCGTCGATGGGCGCCCACGCGGCTTGGCTCCTGAGACGTTGGGACGATATGGAACACATCACGAGTTTTATGTCTGACGAAGACTACACAGGGACAACCGCTCTTTTCTATAAGGCTACGCTAGCAGCGCGTAAAAAAAGGTTCCGTGAGGCGGAGAAGTTGATCGACATGTGCCGCAAGCGCGTCGACTCCAAGCTGTCCGCTCTTGTTGCGGAGAGCTACGATCGTGCATATGACCTTTTCGTCGGCATTCAACAGTTGAGTGAGCTGGAAGAGCTTGCGATGGCCACTAGTGATCCACAGAGCGCCATGCATTGGAGGCAACTGTGGGAGCGCCGACTGTCCGTAATGGCTTACGAGGGGTGGCCTGGCACGCTAGCGAATCATACCCTTTTGGTGCCTCCATCAAGTGAGATCGATATGTGGTTGCGTTTTGTTAGTTTGAGCCGTGCACATGGTCAAGGGAGTGTCTCCACTGAAGTTTTACGCGAGTTACTTGGCAACCAATCTATAGAGTCTGCTATAGAAAACGGAATACCGACTCCCGCTGTTGCAATGGGATCATTTCAACACCTCTATGAAACGAACCAGAGGGACTCAGCGATTGCAAGACTGCAGCTGTACGTGAGCAAGGTGGAGGGCTCTGGAGCACAGCACGTCAGTAGGGAACGAGAGGATATGGCCGTTTGTCACGCCAAATTGGCGGAGTGGTTGGTTCATCAAAAGAAGGCACATCGTACGGAGGACGAATTGCAAAAAATTTTTCATCACCTCCGTCGCGCCACTGAGTTGGACAAAAGCAACGGCTCGATTTGGCGCACGTTAGCGCGTGTACACCGTGAGGCGGCTACCAAACCCGCTGACGGATCCGACTCCTCGGGTGCAAGTGGCCACATCATGGAGGCCCTCAGTGCCTATTTGCGGAGTGTGTCCCTCTCCGAGGAACTAGAAGATGCCCTTGggtttctttccctttggtTCATGTACGGACCTCTTCTGGCTGTGCAGGTGGGCTCGACCCTCAAGGAGGAAATTGAGGAGGTTAACCCGACTGTGTGGCTCAAAGTGATTCCGCAGATCATAGCGCGTATATCTTCACCCAACGGTACCGTAGCGGATTCTGTTTATAATCTTCTCGTGTTGGTCGCAAGAAGGCATCCGCAAGCCATTCTCTACAGCCTGAACGTCGCCCACTCAAGTTATCAGGGGAAGGGTACGGCAGACGGTGTGGAGCCCTTGAAGGGTTCTCATCGAGTACTTGCTCGAATTGCGGAGATTCACCAGAACGGTAAGGCGATGGTCGAAGACTCCGCACTTGTTTGCCGTGAGTTGGTTCGCTGCGCTGTGCTCTGGCCCGAGCTGTGGATCAACGAACTAGGGAGAGCTTTATACCAGTgggaaagacaaagaagCGCAGAGAATCTCTTGTTGGCGATGGGACCGTTACTGGAACAGCTCAAGAGACCTGAGACAATGGCGGAGGCGCAGTTTGCTGCGGAGCTCAGGCAACCACTCGAGAATGCATGCTGCCATGTTGAGAGGGCTGTTTCTTCTCGCCATGAACAATTTATGGAGGAGGCACGacgtatttttgtttctatagagagAAGAATACGTGAACAGATTAGTGGAATGTCATCGTTGGCATTGCAGTTGGTAAGCCCTAAACTGCACCAAAACGGGAGAAACTTGTCATTGGTTGTGCCAGGTCAGTACAGGGAGGACGGAAACTATCCCCTGATTGCTTCCTTTCAGAATGTTCTGAAGGTGCTTAACTCAAAACAGCGGCCTCGGCGTATTTACATCAACGGGTCGAATGGCGAGATCTACAAGTTCTTGCTGAAGGGTCATGAGGATCTACGTTTGGATGAAAGGGTTATGCAGTTACTTGGGTTTGTCAACACTATTCTTGAGAAGCATTCGGTTGCAAAGCGCCATGACTGCCTTATCCAGACGTACTCAGTCACCCCTCTTAGCGATAATGCTGGACTGGTAGGTTGGGTGGACCACTGCGACACACTGAACAAAATCATTGAGGATTATAGAGTGAATCCCAGGTGTATTAGGATGGAGCTTGACCTTATGAGAAGTATGTGTGACAATCTGTACTATCTTACCGCCATTCAACGTGTGGAGCCGTTTGAGTTTGCGTTGGAGCGAACTGAGGGAGTGGATCTCGTTCGCTCCTTCTGGGTGAAAGCTCCCAGCGCGGAGACGTGGCTTGAGAGGAGGACGACATACGTTTGCTCACTCGCCACCATGTCTATGGTGGGGCATATATTAGGACTGGGTGACCGTCACCCTTCAAACCTTATGATACACGCATTTAGCGGGAGAGTGGTGCACATTGACTTCGGCGACTGCTTTGAAGTGGCGCAGCAGCGAAGCATTCACCCTGAAAAGGTACCGTTTCGACTTACTCGTATGTTGGTTAAGGCAATGGAAATGGGGGGAATAGAAGGTCTCTTTCGGCATGGGTGCCACACAGTGATGAATGTTTTGCGTGAAGAGGGTGGTAGTCTCTTAGCCTTACTTGAGGCATTTGTTCACGACCCCTTGGTGTCTTGGTGGCGTGATGAGGCTGAGGGTTTTAGTGGGAACGGCCAAACCGCTTCATCGGTACAAACAATCTCGGTTATAGGCTCCATGACGAACGTTGCTGAGGAGGGCAGCGTGGGGAGTCTGCAGTTGTCACAGTTGTCGGTGCAGCGGCGAGCAACCACTCAGCAGCGCGTGAATGCCAACATCGAAAAGGACACTAGTCAGACTCGCAAACCTAAAAGTGTCGTCAAACGTATTAAAAGGAAGTTAAGGGGTCTGGAGTTTCCTCAATCACAGGAGGGTAAGAGCAGCGATGGTTTTACAGTGGAGGAACAAGTGTCGAGGTTGATTGAAGAAGCAACTTCTAACGAAAACCTTTGCGTTCACTTCCTCGGGTGGTGCCCTTTCTGGTAG
- a CDS encoding 40S ribosomal protein S12, putative, protein MADENQVEKQVEPTPVVEVIDVEPDTLQDAIRIVIRKALEVNGLVRGLSEVARALDRRTAHMCILATDCDDEEYKKLIKALALQASIDIIEVDSREELAEWAGLQRRKQDETVKTFKCSCVAIRDFGERTKALDMLLNKLSH, encoded by the coding sequence ATGGCTGACGAGAATCAGGTTGAAAAACAGGTGGAACCAACGCCTGTCGTGGAGGTGATTGATGTGGAGCCCGACACACTGCAAGACGCGATTCGCATCGTCATACGTAAGGCGCTCGAGGTAAACGGACTTGTCCGCGGCCTTTCTGAGGTTGCTCGGGCGTTGGACCGCCGCACCGCGCACATGTGTATTCTCGCTACGGACTGTGACGATGAAGAGTACAAGAAGCTGATCAAGGCGCTTGCTCTTCAGGCGAGCATTGACATTATTGAGGTCGATTCTCGAGAGGAGCTGGCCGAGTGGGCGGGGCTGCAGAGGCGTAAACAAGATGAAACCGTCAAAACCTTCAAATGCTCATGTGTTGCCATACGCGACTTTGGGGAGCGGACGAAGGCCCTCGATATGCTTTTGAACAAGCTGTCCCACTAG
- a CDS encoding glucose transporter 1B, with protein sequence MTERRDNVSHAPDAIEGPNDGAHAEDTSPGFFSFENLGVAQVQVVGGTLNGYVIGYVAVYLLLYLTATECKFTTEGACGGAKIYGCKWSGTTCKFENPKCSEGSDPSDSCKNEVAYTSVYSGIFACAMIVGSMVGSIIAGKCITTFGLKKSFIIVSITCTIACVVVQVAIEYNNYYALCTGRVLIGLGVGILCSVCPMYVNENAHPKLCKMDGVLFQVFTTLGIMLAAMLGLILDKTGASKEEANMAGRLHVFSAVPLGLSVAMFLVGMFLRESTATFSQDDDGKADGGMDPNEYGWGQMLWPLFMGAVTAGTLQLTGINAVMNYAPKITENLGMDPSLGNFLVMAWNFVTSLVAIPLASRFTMRQMFITCSFVASCMCLFLCGIPVFPGVAGKEVKNGVATTGIALFIAAFEFGVGSCFFVLAQDLFPPSFRPKGGSFVVMMQFIFNILINLLYPITTEAISGGPTANQDKGQAVAFILFGLIGLICSVLQFFYLYPYDANQDHENDHGGEPVEQKTYPVEASPRN encoded by the coding sequence ATGACTGAGCGTCGTGATAACGTTTCCCACGCACCTGATGCCATCGAGGGCCCAAACGATGGTGCTCACGCCGAGGACACATCACCGGGTTTCTTCTCATTCGAGAATCTTGGTGTGGCGCAGGTACAAGTCGTCGGAGGAACTCTGAACGGATATGTTATTGGGTATGTTGCTGTGTATTTGCTGCTGTACCTGACGGCAACTGAGTGCAAATTTACTACGGAGGGTGCATGTGGCGGAGCTAAGATATATGGGTGCAAATGGAGCGGCACGACATGCAAATTCGAGAATCCCAAATGTAGTGAAGGCTCCGATCCTTCCGATTCTTGCAAAAACGAGGTGGCCTACACGTCTGTTTACAGCGGTATCTTTGCCTGCGCCATGATCGTTGGTTCAATGGTTGGGTCGATTATAGCCGGGAAGTGCATCACTACGTTTGGACTGAAGAAATCATTTATCATTGTCTCAATCACTTGTACTATAGCTTGTGTTGTGGTGCAGGTAGCGATTGAGTACAATAATTACTACGCACTGTGCACTGGACGAGTGCTCATAGGTCTCGGCGTTGGTATTTTATGCTCTGTTTGCCCCATGTATGTGAATGAGAACGCACATCCCAAACTCTGCAAGATGGACGGTGTGTTGTTTCAGGTGTTCACAACACTTGGCATTATGCTTGCCGCGATGCTGGGTCTGATTTTGGACAAAACAGGAGCTAGTAAAGAAGAGGCAAACATGGCTGGGCGGTTACACGTTTTTTCAGCGGTACCGCTTGGATTGTCCGTCGCCATGTTCCTAGTGGGCATGTTCCTCCGCGAAAGCACTGCAACATTTTCCCAAGACGATGATGGTAAGGCTGATGGCGGAATGGACCCCAACGAGTATGGCTGGGGGCAGATGTTGTGGCCACTGTTCATGGGCGCTGTAACCGCTGGTACGCTGCAgctgactgggatcaacgcGGTAATGAACTATGCGCCGAAGATTACAGAGAACCTCGGAATGGATCCATCACTTGGCAACTTTCTGGTTATGGCATGGAATTTTGTGACATCCCTTGTGGCTATTCCACTTGCGTCACGCTTTACGATGCGTCAAATGTTTATCACCTGTTCCTTTGTTGCGTCATGTATGTGCTTGTTCCTATGTGGAATCCCAGTGTTCCCCGGTGTTGCAGGAAAAGAGGTGAAGAATGGTGTGGCAACTACTGGTATCGCCCTGTTCATAGCTGCATTTGAGTTTGGTGTTGGGTCGTGCTTCTTCGTGCTTGCACAGGACCTTTTCCCACCATCATTCCGACCTAAGGGCGGTTCGTTTGTTGTCATGATGCAGTTTATCTTTAACATCCTTATTAACCTATTGTATCCCATTACAACCGAAGCTATATCTGGTGGGCCAACTGCCAACCAGGACAAGGGACAGGCCGTTGCATTCATACTGTTTGGTTTAATTGGCTTGATTTGTTCCGTTCTGCAGTTCTTTTACTTGTATCCATACGATGCCAATCAGGACCATGAGAATGACCATGGTGGTGAGCCTGTGGAACAGAAGACATATCCCGTTGAAGCATCTCCGCGGAACTAA